A stretch of DNA from Flavobacteriaceae bacterium MAR_2009_75:
GAAGGTAAAACCTTTTCAAAAGCTGCCGGTATTATTTTTGGGGTTTGTGCAGGTTGCAATGCATCTACCCATTCAGTTTCGTTCACCTTAAAGGAAGTAATTATAGACCGTATTAAGCCCCTCGGCATACCCGCATTTTATGGTATGAGTTTTGGTCACGTAGAAAACAATTTCACATTCCCGATTGGTATTAATGGCAGATTTAACACCGAAAAACAGAGTTTAGAGTTGCTTGAAAAAGTGGTACTATAGAAGTTTTCAATTAGCCACTTCGCTAAAGAATTTTAACCTATAGAGTCGAAGCTCTTCGTCTTCATAATCTCCATCGAATTCTTTCATGGCCTCATCAAGGTTATCAGTTTCTGCCTCCAAGAAATAATCGTGAATTTCTTCCTGTTGATCCTCGTCTAGAATTTCATCGATCCAATAATTTATATTGAGTTTTGTTCCGCTATAGACTATTTGCTCCATCTCTTTGATTAAATCTGGAATTTCAAGCCCCTTGGCATCGGCAATATCGCTCAATGGAAGCTTTCGGTCTACATTCTGAATGATATAAAGTTTAAGTGCTGAATTGGCACCAGTACTTTTTACGACTAGATCATCGGGTCTTAAGATATCGTTTTCCTCAACATAAGCGGCAATAAACTCAATAAAGGCCTTACCATATTTTTTAGCTTTTCCTTCTCCTACCCCGTTAATATTAATAAGTTCTTTTACGGTTACAGGATACTTCATCGCCATATCTTCTAAAGACGGGTCTTGAAAGACCACAAATGGCGGTACTCCTAATTTTTTTGCTTGAGATTTTCTTAAGTCTTTAAGCTGCTTTAGAAGTTTATCGTCTGCTACGGCACCTTTGCCCGAACTCACAATGGCATCACTTTCTTCACCAGTATAGGTATGATCTTTAGTCATCATAAAAGATTCAGGGCTGTTTAGAAACGTTTTCCCCTTATCCGTCACCCGAAGAATACCGTATTGTTCTATCTCTTTCTTAACCAGACCCGCTACTAACATTTGACGTATTAGCGCCATCCAATGACCTTTATCCTTATCTGAACCTATACCAAAAACGTCTTTTTCGTTGGTCTTATGCGAAGTTATTAAAGCGTTGATTTTGCCCACAAGGGTTCTCACCACTTCTTTAGACTTGAACTTTTCATTGGTACCCAATACCACTTTTAAGACTTTAACAACATCATCTTTAGCTTCAACCTTTTCTTTAGGGTTTCGGGCATTATCATCCATATCGGCTCCGGCGCCATTTACCTCATCAAATTCTTCCCCAAAATAGTGGAGCATGAATTTTCTCCTAGACATCGAAGTCTCCGCGTACGCTACGACTTCTTGCAAAAGTGCATTACCTATCTCTTGTTCTGCAACAGGTTTATTAGACATGAACTTTTCAAGTTTTTCAATGTCTTTGTAAGCATAAAAAGCCAAGCAATGCCCTTCTCCATCATCCCTTCCCGCACGACCGGTCTCTTGATAATAGCTCTCTATACTTTTCGGAATATCATGATGAATTACGAATCGCACATCTGGTTTATCTATACCCATACCGAATGCGATGGTCGCAACAACTACATCAACATCTTCCATCAAAAACATGTCTTGGTATTTAGATCTTGTTTTTGCATCGAAACCAGCGTGATAGGGTACAGCACTCACACCGTTAACCTGTAATACTTGAGCAAGTTCTTCGACCCTTTTTCGGCTTAAACAATAGATGATACCGGATTTGCCAGAATTTTTCTTGACAAAACGGATAATATCTGAATCTACGTTTGCGGTCTTCGGCCTTACTTCATAAAAGAGATTGGCCCTATTAAATGAGGCCTTAAAGGTTCTTGCACCCGTAATACCCAGATTTCTAATTATATCTTCTTGAACCTTCGGTGTTGCCGTAGCAGTTAGCGCTATGACCGAAATACTATCATCAAGACGGTTTACAATAGAACGCAGGTTTCTGTATTCAGGTCTGAAGTCATGGCCCCATTCTGAGATGCAATGTGCCTCGTCAACCGCTACAAAAGATAATTTTACGCTCTGTAAAAATTCTACATAATCTTCTTTGGTCAACGATTCAGGTGCTACGTATAACAGTTTTGTAACACCGTCAACGATATCTTGCTTCACCTGTCGAACTTCGGTTTTGGTCAACGAAGAGTTCAATACGTGTGCTATGCCGTTTTGGTCTGAAATACCACGAATGGCATCGACCTGATTTTTCATGAGCGCAATCAGCGGAGATACTACGATTGCCGTACCCTCTTGCATCAGGGCCGGTAGTTGATAACAAAGTGATTTGCCGCCGCCAGTAGGCATTATGGCAAATGTATTAATACCGCTAAGAATGCTGGTAACAACGTCTTGTTGCAAACCTTTAAATTCCGCAAAACCAAAATATTTTTTTAGCGCGGCATGTAGTTCCGTATCATTTATAACGGGCTTATCTTTTGCCATAATAAGCTGTAATGTATTGAGATTTGAAAAACAATTTTCGAGAATTCATTTTTCCGAATGTGGGGGAATATCTAGTAATCAAAATAAAATTTAAGGGGTAATCGAATACCCTATTTTAAGTTTTGTAATTTTGTAATCTTAAATATAAAACAATCTTTTCTAAACTCCTTTGTTTTTGGATAGTTTTAGGACAAGTACCCTTTTTTGCTCTATTTAGCGCACAAAGTTAACAACCTTCTAACATTGATAATAATTTGAGTGATACGAAAGCAATTCTTTCCATTGCAAAAAAAACGATAGAAACGGAAAGTGCCGCAATCTTAAATCTTGCAAATCTGCTCAACGACGATTTTTCTGATGCGGTCAATTGCATTATTGCCGCCAAGGGCAGGGTAATCGTTTCGGGCATAGGCAAAAGCGCCATAATAGCTTCAAAAATTGTGGCCACCCTAAATTCTACGGGAACTCCGGCTATTTTTATGCATGCCGCAGATGCCATTCACGGCGATTTGGGCACTATTCAAGAGAATGATGTGGTCATCTGTTTATCTAACAGCGGAAACACAGCAGAAATTAAAATGTTGATTCCATTGATTAAAAGAGGAAACAATAAGCTCATCGCCATGACCGGCAACCTCGATTCTTACTTAGCTTCCGAAGCCGATTATATTCTCAACACACACGTAGAGAAAGAGGCATGCCCCAATAATCTTGCGCCGACAACCAGTACTACGGCACAAATGGTCGTGGGCGATGCTTTGGCCATCTCACTTTTAGAAGTGAAAGGTTTCACCAGTAAAGATTTTGCAAAATACCATCCTGGTGGTGCTTTGGGCAAACGACTTTACTTGACGGTTTCAGATATAGTTCGCAACAATCAGAAGCCTGAAGTAACTATAAATACGGGGGTAAAGGAGGCTATTGTCGAAATATCGCAAAAAATGCTCGGGGTTACGGCTGTAACCGATAAGGGTAAACTGGTCGGCATTATTACAGATGGTGACATTAGAAGAATGCTTAACAAGTATGACAATATTAGCGGCCTGACCGCAAGAGATATTATGACTTCCAATCCAAAAACAATTGCTGTGAATGTTCTCGCTATAGAGGCTTTAGAGCTCATGCAGAATAATGGAATCTCACAATTATTGGGTGTAGATGGTAATAAATACATCGGTGTTGTACATTTGCACAATTTGATAAACGAAGGCATACTATAATGGCGAAGCAAAATAAGAAGACCCCCGACGAAATGTCGTTTCTCGATCACTTAGAAGAACTACGCTGGCACCTGATACGGTCAGTTGTTGCAGTGGTCGTTATAGGCAGTGGCGCCTTTTTAATGAAAAATTTTATTTTCGACACGGTCATCTTCGGGCCGTCTAGAATGGACTTTCCCACCTATCGTGTATTTTGTGATATTGCCACCTGGATGGGTTTTGAATCTGATTTTTGCGCCGACAAACTTCCCTTCAGCATTCAGAGCCGGCAGATGGGGGCGCAGTTTTCCATGCATATTTGGACGTCTATTTGGGCAGGATTTATATTAGGCTTCCCATATATTCTATACGAAATATGGAAGTTTATCAGTCCGGGGCTATATGAGAAGGAACGTCAGAACTCCAGAGGTTTTATTCTCATAGCGTCCTTGTTGTTTTTCTCAGGTGTTCTCTTCGGATATTATGTTGTGGCTCCGTTGTCTATTAACTTCTTAGGTACCTACCAAGTCAGTGAACTTATACTCAACGAATTTGATATCGACTCTTATATTGGCACGGTAAGAACTGCCGTCATTGCCTGCGGTGTGTTGTTCGAACTGCCGATAATCATTTTCTTTTTGACTAAGGTCGGCATTGTCACCCCTGAAATCCTTAAAAAATATCGAAAAATCGCCCTAGTGGTCGTATTGATACTTTCCGCGGTCATCACTCCTCCGGATGTAACAAGCCAAATTATAGTTGCCGTACCTGTAATAATTTTGTATCAGGTGAGCATCTATATTTCTGGATTTGTTTTGCGAAAGGAAGCTAAAAAGGAGCAAAAACTGAGAAAAAAGGGTTAAAGAAAATGTAAACCCAAGGGTATGCCAAAAGTTTGCCGTTTCTTTGACACCCTACTGAAAGTAAATTTACTGTCAAAAAGTAACTGTTTTTATGAAGTTGCGCGCTGAAAATATAATGAAATCTTATCGAGGCCGAAAAGTGGTCAAGGGTATTTCACTTGAAGTCAATCAAGGGGAAATCATTGGTCTTTTGGGTCCGAACGGTGCAGGAAAAACAACTTCATTCTACATGATTGTCGGTTTGGTAAAACCAAATGGTGGTAAAATTTTTCTTGACGGAACAGAAATCACCAACTACCCGATGTATAAAAGAGCCCAAAATGGTATTGGGTACCTAGCACAAGAAGCTTCCGTTTTTAGAAAACTAAGTATAGAGAAGAACATTTTAAGTGTATTACAACTTACTAAGCTCAGTAAAAAAGAACAGTTGATGAAGATGGAGTCGCTGATCGATGAGTTTAGCCTTGGCCATATTCGAAAAAGTCGTGGAGACCTGCTTTCAGGAGGGGAAAGACGTCGTACCGAAATAGCACGGGCATTGGCCACTGATCCTAAATTCATTTTATTAGATGAACCTTTTGCCGGTGTAGACCCTGTAGCAGTTGAAGATATTCAACGTATCGTAGCTCAATTAAAAAATAAAAACATTGGTATTCTAATAACCGATCATAACGTACAAGAAACTTTGGCCATTACCGAACGCTCATACCTTATGTTCGAAGGTGGAATCTTAAAGTCGGGGCTTCCGGAAGACTTGGCGGCCGATGAAATGGTAAGAAAGGTTTACTTAGGTCAGAACTTCGAGCTGAGAAAGAAAAAACTTGATTTTTAATCTGCTTTCTGCCCTGTTACCCTTACCCCTATCGAAATCAGAATATAAAACAGAATTATAAAAGGTATCGCCAAGAAGCCAAGTGTAATCAACGATACCAGACTGACAATAATGAAGACGTAACGTACTGCGTTGTCTTTAAAATCCCAGTTTTTAAATTTTAAGGCGAACAGTTCAATATTCGAATTAAGTAGATATGCACTTAAAAAAGTTAGACCTATTAAGAACCACTGATTGAGAATGATATCGTTCAGAATATCATTGTTGTTATTAAATAGAATTAACGGAAGTGAAAGTATTAAAAGTGTGTTCGCGGGAGTAGGCAAACCGATAAACGAAGACACTTGATTTTCGTCTATATTAAATTTTGCCAATCTATAAGCAGAGGCCATGGTAATTATAAAACCCAACAATGGTAATGGTTGTAGAACAGCAGATATACTTGAGAGTTCAATCGACTCCGAACCTGCATTCCAACCTCCGGTCATCGACATTCTTAGTAATTGGTACATAACGATACCGGGCACTAGCCCGCTTGTAATCATATCCGCCAAAGAGTCTAACTGAACCCCCAACTCGCTCTGCACATTAAGCAGCCGTGCGGCAAGTCCGTCAAAAAAATCGAAAAAAATACCCAAAAACACAAATATGGCGGCCATCTCCAAGTGATTTAACACAGCAAATACGGCTGCAACACAGCCACAAAAAACATTTAAAAGAGTTATCAGGTTTGGTATAAACTTCTTCATTCGAGGGTATTGATTTCAGTAAAAATAAGACAATTTATTTTCAATCATGTTAGACCATATTTTATTCGGATATTTGCCCTGCAAATTATAGTAACAGTCGAGAATGCTATTGAAAAAGGTACTATTACTTCTACTAACGGCGTCATGCCTTTTAGGTTATGCACAAGAGGTCAAACTGACCCCACAATCTAAAATAAGCATCATCACCTGTGGCCCTGGAGACCAGATTTATTCTGCCTTTGGGCACAGTGCCTTTAGGGTAAACGATAGTTCTCAAGGTATAGATGTGGTCTACAATTATGGTACCTTTGATTTTACAACACCTAACTTCACTTTAAAGTTTGCACGTGGCAAACTAGATTACACCTTGGCCAGACAGAGTTTTCCTTATTTTTTATTGAGCTACGAAGAAGAAAATCGTTGGGTCAAAGAGCAGGTTCTTGACTTATCGATAAAACAAAGACAAGAGCTTTTCGATTACCTTGAAAATAATTATCTGCCAGAGAACCGAGATTATAAATATGATTTTTTCTTTAATAACTGCTCTACCAAAATATGGGATGTTCTTCAGGAAACTTACGGAGGTAAGCTACGCTTTAATGAAAACTATTTAGACGAGTTATTCACGCATCGAGAACTCATTCGACAAAATGTACCGATTAACAGTTGGCTTGGTTTCGGGATCGATTTGGCCTTAGGTTCTGTAATCGATGATGTGGCTACCGCTAAAGAACATATGTTTCTGCCCGCTTACAACATGAAGCAATTGAGCGTCACGAGTCTAGATAATCAAGCCCTCACCAAAGAGGAAACACCTCTTTATAAGGTTAGAAAGTCGTCATCATCAGATAGTTTTTTTCTATCTCCAGCATTTTGGCTCACCCTATTTTTGATCATGGTTCTAGCCCTAACTTTCATAGACTTTAGAAATAACACAAGAAGGCGCTGGTTAGATTTCATGCTGTTTTTTATTCCTGGAATTATTGGAATGGTAATTATATTTCTGTGGTTTTTGACAGATCACACTGAGACTGCCAGTAACTTCAATTTAATTTGGGCATTTCCGTTTCACATAATAGTAGCTTTCATAGTAGCAAGAAAACGTGGGCCCAATTGGGTGGCTCGATATGCCTTATTTTCTTTAGGTCTTATAACAGTTTCCGCTTTAATATATCTTTTTCATATTCAAATCTTTTCACCATTGATAATATTGGTTTGGTTAGCATTGGCCATTCGGTACTTCTTCTTATTCTGGTCTTATCAAAAACCTAAACTTACTTAACCAATGAATTTACTGACCGTAGAAAATATATCAAAATCATATGGGGAGCGTGTGCTCTTCGAAAACCTTTCTTTTGGTATCAATAAAGGGCAAAAAATTGCCTTGATCGCTAAAAATGGTACCGGAAAAACATCGATATTAAATATAATGTCAGGTCAAGATTCCGCTGATTCAGGTCAGGTCAATTACAGAAAAGATATTCGGGTTTCGTTTCTTGATCAAGAACCGGATTTAGACCCAAAACTCACTGTTGAAGAAACTATTTTCGCTTCTGACAATGAAATACTCAAAGTAATTCATAACTATGAAAAAGCGCTTCAAAACCCAGAAGATGCCGATAGTTACCAAACTGCTTTTGAGGCCATGGAGCGTTTCAATGCTTGGGATTTTGAAACCCTTTACAAGCAAATTCTTTTTAAATTAAAGCTTGATAATTTAGACGCAAAAGTCGGTTTGTTATCCGGGGGGCAAAAAAAACGTTTAGCCTTAGCAGATGCCCTTATCAATAAGCCTGACCTCTTGGTCTTAGATGAGCCGACCAACCACTTAGATTTAGAAATGATCGAATGGTTGGAAGAGTATTTTTCAAAAGAAAATATGAGTTTGTTCATGGTTACCCATGATCGTTATTTTTTAGAAAGGGTATGTAACGAAATATTAGAACTTGATAATGGCCAACTCTACCCTTACAAGGGCAGTTATTCGTATTACTTAGAAAAGAAGGAGGCCCGTATAGAACAAGAAGCCGTTGAACACCATAAATCGCAAAGATTATTCAAAAAAGAATTGGACTGGATGCGCAGGCAACCTAAGGCGCGAACTACCAAATCAAAATCGCGTATAGATGACTTTAGCGCCATTAAAGAAAAAGCCAGCCAACGACGAAAAGAGCATGAGGTTCAGCTAGAGATCAACATGGAGCGTATGGGCAGTAAAATCATTGAGCTGCATAAAATCACCAAGTCCTATCCTGAAAAACCCATACTAGATAAGTTTGATTACAGCTTCACCAAAGGTGAGCGAATAGGAATTATCGGTAAAAACGGGACCGGAAAATCAACATTTTTAAATATTTTATCAGGTAGCGACCAGCCAGACGCCGGTAAGGTTGTCGTTGGCGATACTATAAAGTTTGGCTATTATACCCAAAAGGGTATCAATATTAAAGAAGGGCAAAAAGTTATTGATGTCATTAGGGATGTTGGTGATTTCATTCCGCTAAAAAAAGGAAAACAAATATCTGCACAACAACTTTTAGAACGTTTTCTTTTTGACCGGAAAAAACAATATGATTTTGTAGATAAGCTTAGCGGTGGTGAGCGCAAAAGACTTTATTTATGTACTATTTTAATACAAAATCCGAACTTTTTGATCCTCGATGAGCCTACGAACGACCTTGACATTGTTACCCTTAATGTATTAGAGAGTTTTTTGTTGGATTTTCCAGGTTGTTTGCTCGTCGTTTCGCACGACAGGTATTTTATGGATAAAATCGTAGACCACCTCTTTGTGTTCAGAGGAGATGCAGTAGTTGAAGATTTTCCAGGTAACTATTCTGATTTCAGGGCTTATGAAGACAGCAAGGTCATAGAAGAGCGCGAAGAAAAAGCGGCCACTAAGGAAAGTACTAAGACTCAAGAAAATCACTCTAAAAATAACAAAGCCACTCTCTCCTATTTAGAGCAAAAAGAGCATCGTAACCTCGAGAAAGAAATTCAAAATCTCGAAAAGCGTAAAATCGATTTGCAACAGCAATTTGCAGACTCTTCGCTTTCTGGTGAAGAAATAGATCAGTTATCCATTAAATTACAAGAAGTAATCGATACAATTGATGAAAAAACTGAAAGATGGTTTGAACTGTCAGCCATGTTAGAAGAGTAAACAAATACGTTTTGTACAAGTTTTTTCAACATGTAAAATTTCTATTGAAAGCAACCAATCAACATGGTGTACACTCCCCTTTCGTCTATTCTTACCTAACGAAATGTCTGTATACCAAACATCGCTTTCACAAAAGAAAGACCCTCAACATACTTTTAAAAAGTATCGATTATTTCAACGTTGAAAGGGTTCGAACTAATGATAGTGGGGCGATATCTCAGATGATTACAGAACATTATCCAAAAGTTAGTATCATTGAGAGTAAAACAGATTTGATATTTTTGAAAAAGCCGGAAAAGCCTCTGATAGCACAAATATTATCTTCAACCAATTCGATAAGCAACGATTGCATTTTACTAATAGATAATATTTATTTAGATGCTGAACATAAAAATATCTGGAACGACTTAAAAAATAATAATCGGGTTTCAGTTACCATTGATATGTTTTACTGTGGCGCCGTTTTCTTTAGGAAAGAACAAGAAAAAGAGCATTTCAAGATTCGAGTTTAAACTGCTAACTTTAATCTAATTTCTAAATTATGGGAGAAAATACCATTTATATCGTTTTAGGAGTAGTTGTAGTTATATACTTATTTATTACTATGACCAATAGAAGACAATCTAAAAACAGAAAGACAAGAAAATTTCTAGATGGTCATCAAAGAAAACGAAAGTCGCCAAATAAGGAAGATACTATATAACCATTTAAAATGAACCCGTAATTTCTCCACTTGGCAGAACCGAAGGCGCAAGTCATTACTTATGAAAATATACACAAAAACAGGTGATAAGGGCACAACCGCCTTAATTGGCGGTACAAGAGTCAAAAAACACCATATTCGTATTGAAAGTTATGGCACATTAGATGAACTTAATTCTTGGCTAGGCCTTATTCGAGATCAAGATATTGCTGAAACCCATAGAATTTTCATCAGCGGGTTACAAAAACAACTTTTCGATATTAGTGCCGTATTGGCCACCGATCCCGATAAAGCCGTGCTAAAAAACGGAAAAAAGAGATTAAATCTCCCAGATTTAAACAACGATATCATTGAATCTATAGAAAATGAAATCGATATCATGAACGAATCACTTTCACCGATGACCCATTTTATCCTTCCGGGTGGGCACACTACGGTGTCATACTGTCACCTGGCCCGAACAGTCTGTAGAAGGGCAGAACGCATTTGTACGCTCCTTCATGAAAAGGAGCCATTTAATATCTTGATCTTATCATTTTTGAATAGACTTTCCGACTATCTCTTTGTACTGGCACGAAAATTGTCACAAGAATTGAACGCAGAAGAAGTCAAATGGATTCCTTAAAAACCTCTGAATTAGTATCTAAAGGATGGATAAAGAATAAAGATGGGTAATTATTTGCAATTCTCTAATAATTTGATTAATTCTTCGTTATCAAACTATTAATGCAAAAATAATGCTGATAAATTAGTCATTTATCCTTGGCTATATAAACAGAAAATTTATTTTTGCAAAAATTTAAAACCGATTTACAAAAATGTATTGGACATTAGAACTAGCATCTTATTTGAGTGATGCACCATGGCCGGCGACGAAAGACGAATTGATTGATTACTCTATTCGTACGGGTGCGCCCTTAGAGGTCGTCGAAAACTTACAGTCCATGGAAGAGGAAGGTGGGGAAATTTACGAATCTATCGAAGAGATCTGGCCTGATTATCCAACTGAAGAAGACTACCTCTGGAATGAGGACGAGTATTGATATAAGTCAAAAAACTATTTGAGAAAAGCCCCCATCAGGGGCTTTTTTTGTTCTCCTTTATAATTTCACCCCTTCTATTCTTCTCGTGCAAGAAAAATAGATAATCTTACGCGGCAAAGTGTTAAATTCGCCCCTGATTATAACGACCATTGTTTAGTTCTCTGTAATTTTGGCAGTCAATAAGTTGTTTTACAGTAAAAAGTATTACTGGAACACCTTTTGAAGTCTTGAAACAGTAAAAGAAAATATAACATCATTGGTGTCAAATGATGTTTCAATTATAAAAAAAACAGCATGAGTTTTTTAAATTCAGTATTAAAGGTATTCGTTGGCGATAAGTCAGAGAAAGACGTCAAAGAACTTCAACCTCTTGTAAAACAGATTAAATCTTTTGAAAGTCAGTTAGAAGGTTTAGGCAATGACGAACTTCGGGATAAGACCAACACCTTTAAATTGAAGATTGCAGAAGACATCAGCGAAATTACTGCTAAAATAGAGTCATTGGAAGAAGAAGTTAAAACTTCGACCGATATTGACAAAAATGAAGAAACTTATGCCGAAATAGACAAGCTTAGAGAAGAAGCTTATGCTATCACCGAAAAAACTCTGAACGAAATATTACCGGTGGCTTTTGCAGTAGTCAAAGAAACTGCAAAAAGGTTTGCCAACAACGAAAAAATTTCAGTTTCGGCCTCAGAATTCGACAGGCAAATTTCAGCTACAAAAAGCTATGTTTCCCTCGATGGAGAAAACGCAATTTGGAGCAACTCTTGGGATGCCGCCGGCAAAGAGGTCACTTGGGATATGGTTCATTACGATGTACAGCTTATTGGCGGTATCGCCCTGCATCAAGGTAAAATTGCAGAAATGCAGACCGGAGAAGGTAAAACTTTGGTGGCTACTCTTCCTTTGTATCTAAATGCTTTGGCCGGTCATGGCGCTCATTTGGTAACGGTCAATGATTACTTGGCCAAAAGGGATAGCGCCTGGATGGCTCCAATTTTTGAATTTCATGGTCTTTCAGTCGACTGTATAGATTATCACAGACCTAACTCAGAAGGTAGAAGAGCCGCTTATAATGCAGATATAACTTATGGCACCAATAATGAATTCGGTTTTGACTACTTGCGAGATAACATGGCCCATACCCCAAAAGATCTTGTACAACGCCCACACCATTATGCCATCGTAGATGAGGTAGATTCGGTTTTAATCGATGACGCCCGTACTCCTTTGATTATCTCTGGGCCCGTACCGGAAGGTGACAGACATGAATTTAATGAACTGAAGCCGAAGGTTGGTGATATCGTAAATAAACAACGACACCACCTAACCGGTGTATTGGCAGAGGCCAAAAAATTGATTGCCGCCGGTGATACCAAAGAAGGAGGGTTTCTTTTATTGAGAGTTCACCGAGGCCTTCCGAAGAACAAAGCTCTGATCAAGTACCTTAGTGAAGAAGGCATCAAGCAATTGCTTCAAAAAACAGAAAGTTATTATATGCAAGACAATAATAGGGAAATGCCTGTTGTTGATGAAGATTTATTATTTGTAATCGATGAGAAAAACAATCAAATAGAATTGACCGATAAAGGTGTAGACCATATCTCTGGCGCACAAGATCGTGACTTCTTTGTTATGCCCGATATAGGTGGTGAAATTGCCAAAATCGAGAATCAAAATCTAGAGGTTGAAAAAGAGGCCGAACTTAAAGAAGAGCTTTTCAAAGAATTTGGGGTGAAAAGTGAACGCATTCATACCATGACCCAATTACTGAAAGCATACACCTTATTCGAAAAAGATGTGGAGTATGTGGTCATGGACAATAAGGTAATGATCGTTGATGAGCAAACCGGCCGTATTATGGATGGTCGTCGTTACTCTGATGGATTACACCAAGCTATCGAGGCCAAAGAGAACGTTAAAATCGAGGCCCTTACGCAGACTTTTGCTACCGTTACGTTACAAAACTATTTTAGAATGTACAATAAGCTGGCCGGTATGACAGGCACGGCGGTCACAGAGGCAGGTGAATTCTGGGAAATATATAAGTTGGATGTTATGGAGATACCGACCAACCGACCTATTGCCAGAGACGATAGAAACGATTTGATTTACAAAACAAAGCGTGAGAAATATAATGCTATTATTGATGAGGTAACAAAGCTCTCACAAGCAGGTAGACCGATATTGATCGGTACAACATCCGTAGAAATATCAGAATTGTTATCGCGCATGTTGAACATTAGAAAAGTTCCACATAATGTGTTGAATGCTAAATTACACAAGAAAGAAGCAGATGTTGTTGCAGAAGCAGGTAACCCAGGGGTTGTAACGATTGCAACCAATATGGCGGGTCGTGGTACCGATATTAAATTGACCAATGAAGTAAAAAGTGCAGGTGGTCTCGCGATTATTGGTACTGAAAGGCATGATTCTCGACGTGTTGACAGACAGTTGAGAGGTCGTTCAGGTCGTCAGGGAGATCCAGGAAGCTCTCAATTTTATGTGTCTCTAGAAGACAATCTAATGCGCTTGTTCGGGTCTGACCGAGTTGCCAAGATGATGGATAAAATGGGCTTGGAAGAGGGTGAAGTCATTCAGCATTCTATGATGACCAAGTCTATTGAAAGAGCACAGAAAAAGGTCGAGGAAAACAATTTCGGTGTAAGAAAGCGTTTACTTGAGTATGATGATGTAATGA
This window harbors:
- a CDS encoding ATP-dependent DNA helicase RecQ gives rise to the protein MAKDKPVINDTELHAALKKYFGFAEFKGLQQDVVTSILSGINTFAIMPTGGGKSLCYQLPALMQEGTAIVVSPLIALMKNQVDAIRGISDQNGIAHVLNSSLTKTEVRQVKQDIVDGVTKLLYVAPESLTKEDYVEFLQSVKLSFVAVDEAHCISEWGHDFRPEYRNLRSIVNRLDDSISVIALTATATPKVQEDIIRNLGITGARTFKASFNRANLFYEVRPKTANVDSDIIRFVKKNSGKSGIIYCLSRKRVEELAQVLQVNGVSAVPYHAGFDAKTRSKYQDMFLMEDVDVVVATIAFGMGIDKPDVRFVIHHDIPKSIESYYQETGRAGRDDGEGHCLAFYAYKDIEKLEKFMSNKPVAEQEIGNALLQEVVAYAETSMSRRKFMLHYFGEEFDEVNGAGADMDDNARNPKEKVEAKDDVVKVLKVVLGTNEKFKSKEVVRTLVGKINALITSHKTNEKDVFGIGSDKDKGHWMALIRQMLVAGLVKKEIEQYGILRVTDKGKTFLNSPESFMMTKDHTYTGEESDAIVSSGKGAVADDKLLKQLKDLRKSQAKKLGVPPFVVFQDPSLEDMAMKYPVTVKELININGVGEGKAKKYGKAFIEFIAAYVEENDILRPDDLVVKSTGANSALKLYIIQNVDRKLPLSDIADAKGLEIPDLIKEMEQIVYSGTKLNINYWIDEILDEDQQEEIHDYFLEAETDNLDEAMKEFDGDYEDEELRLYRLKFFSEVAN
- a CDS encoding arabinose-5-phosphate isomerase, coding for MSDTKAILSIAKKTIETESAAILNLANLLNDDFSDAVNCIIAAKGRVIVSGIGKSAIIASKIVATLNSTGTPAIFMHAADAIHGDLGTIQENDVVICLSNSGNTAEIKMLIPLIKRGNNKLIAMTGNLDSYLASEADYILNTHVEKEACPNNLAPTTSTTAQMVVGDALAISLLEVKGFTSKDFAKYHPGGALGKRLYLTVSDIVRNNQKPEVTINTGVKEAIVEISQKMLGVTAVTDKGKLVGIITDGDIRRMLNKYDNISGLTARDIMTSNPKTIAVNVLAIEALELMQNNGISQLLGVDGNKYIGVVHLHNLINEGIL
- a CDS encoding Sec-independent protein translocase TatC, whose translation is MAKQNKKTPDEMSFLDHLEELRWHLIRSVVAVVVIGSGAFLMKNFIFDTVIFGPSRMDFPTYRVFCDIATWMGFESDFCADKLPFSIQSRQMGAQFSMHIWTSIWAGFILGFPYILYEIWKFISPGLYEKERQNSRGFILIASLLFFSGVLFGYYVVAPLSINFLGTYQVSELILNEFDIDSYIGTVRTAVIACGVLFELPIIIFFLTKVGIVTPEILKKYRKIALVVVLILSAVITPPDVTSQIIVAVPVIILYQVSIYISGFVLRKEAKKEQKLRKKG
- a CDS encoding lipopolysaccharide export system ATP-binding protein yields the protein MKLRAENIMKSYRGRKVVKGISLEVNQGEIIGLLGPNGAGKTTSFYMIVGLVKPNGGKIFLDGTEITNYPMYKRAQNGIGYLAQEASVFRKLSIEKNILSVLQLTKLSKKEQLMKMESLIDEFSLGHIRKSRGDLLSGGERRRTEIARALATDPKFILLDEPFAGVDPVAVEDIQRIVAQLKNKNIGILITDHNVQETLAITERSYLMFEGGILKSGLPEDLAADEMVRKVYLGQNFELRKKKLDF
- a CDS encoding CDP-diacylglycerol--serine O-phosphatidyltransferase, which codes for MKKFIPNLITLLNVFCGCVAAVFAVLNHLEMAAIFVFLGIFFDFFDGLAARLLNVQSELGVQLDSLADMITSGLVPGIVMYQLLRMSMTGGWNAGSESIELSSISAVLQPLPLLGFIITMASAYRLAKFNIDENQVSSFIGLPTPANTLLILSLPLILFNNNNDILNDIILNQWFLIGLTFLSAYLLNSNIELFALKFKNWDFKDNAVRYVFIIVSLVSLITLGFLAIPFIILFYILISIGVRVTGQKAD